A single region of the Methanomicrobia archaeon genome encodes:
- a CDS encoding glycosyltransferase family 1 protein: protein MRIGFFVWEYPPHIVGGLGTYAVNITQAMVRLGHDVSVFTLNDGTLKTRETMHGIDVNRPMIVDGAGILPVCMTEDLRRWGTGIKFFNDVLITNILSATKFVNQLIRKEGYAFDLICAHDWLSAMAGIMAKHETGLPFVFHIHSTEWGRALGGGSDTVMHIEKTAAEVADLVITVSYPMQEDLMLHGINSTKVKVCWNGIRTDRYDPAAVPAEAVAALRASYGIGPDDRMILFVGRLTAVKGVLNLIKAMPTIISKHPEAHLVVLGKGEFERTITDLIGVLHLEKHVATRFEFVSEDERIRHYAACDLFVAPSIYEPFGIVALEAMAMEKPVVVGAKGIIGFRDFVVPAGHDQTGVHVDGNTSADIAWGIASLLENEAAAKEMGIRGRRRVQKYFTWDHIAASTMDRYKAVIQEVRTKH, encoded by the coding sequence ATGAGAATAGGGTTCTTTGTCTGGGAGTATCCGCCACACATTGTGGGTGGATTGGGGACGTACGCGGTAAATATTACACAGGCGATGGTGCGGTTGGGGCACGATGTCTCGGTCTTCACGCTGAATGACGGAACGCTGAAGACCCGTGAGACAATGCACGGCATCGATGTCAACCGGCCGATGATCGTGGATGGCGCGGGCATACTGCCCGTGTGCATGACAGAGGATCTGCGTCGTTGGGGCACGGGGATCAAATTCTTTAACGATGTGCTCATCACGAACATCCTCAGTGCGACGAAGTTCGTAAACCAGCTGATCAGGAAGGAAGGCTATGCGTTTGACCTCATCTGCGCGCATGACTGGTTGAGCGCGATGGCGGGGATCATGGCGAAGCATGAGACGGGGCTCCCGTTCGTCTTCCATATCCATTCCACCGAATGGGGTCGCGCGCTCGGCGGTGGTTCTGACACCGTGATGCACATCGAGAAGACCGCAGCGGAAGTCGCAGATCTGGTGATCACGGTCAGCTACCCGATGCAGGAGGATTTGATGCTCCATGGCATCAATTCGACGAAAGTCAAGGTCTGCTGGAACGGCATACGCACAGACCGGTACGACCCCGCAGCGGTTCCCGCAGAGGCCGTTGCTGCATTGCGCGCCAGCTACGGCATTGGCCCGGACGACCGGATGATCCTCTTCGTCGGGCGGCTGACGGCCGTGAAAGGTGTGCTGAATCTGATCAAGGCGATGCCGACCATAATCAGTAAGCATCCGGAGGCACACCTGGTGGTGCTGGGCAAGGGCGAGTTTGAGCGGACGATCACAGACCTGATCGGTGTTCTGCATCTGGAGAAGCACGTGGCGACCCGGTTCGAGTTTGTGAGTGAGGACGAGCGGATCAGGCATTATGCAGCCTGCGACCTCTTCGTCGCACCCTCGATCTACGAGCCTTTCGGAATCGTTGCTCTGGAGGCGATGGCGATGGAGAAGCCCGTCGTCGTCGGTGCGAAGGGCATCATTGGCTTCCGTGATTTTGTTGTCCCTGCGGGGCATGATCAGACCGGTGTGCATGTTGATGGCAATACCTCCGCTGATATCGCCTGGGGGATCGCGTCGCTGCTCGAGAATGAGGCCGCGGCGAAGGAGATGGGGATACGTGGGCGACGCCGTGTCCAGAAATATTTCACCTGGGATCACATCGCTGCCTCCACCATGGATCGCTATAAAGCAGTGATCCAGGAGGTACGAACGAAGCACTGA